Proteins encoded within one genomic window of Tunturibacter gelidoferens:
- a CDS encoding efflux RND transporter periplasmic adaptor subunit yields the protein MTKGDLASTLTVAGEFQPYQEVELHAKVSGYIRRINVDIGDRVKSGQVIATLEVPELNAQVAASQAQIRHSQSEIARAQNEVTLAQSNYAALHAAYTRLSEASKRRPGLIAEQELDDSRAKDQDAEAKINVAKSALEATKEQLGISKADNQRVQSLEDYSIVTAPFTGVVTMRYADVGSLIQAGTASNTQSMPVVKLAQSDLLRLRMPVPEEDVPFIKIGGDVRIKLQATGKTISGKIIRFTRELTTSTRTMLAEVDVPNPDLALSTGMTAETTIVLQAQKNVLTVPAGAVLKEDSQAYVLIVDTGNKVQKVRITLGIQGSDRVEITQGLSEHQTVIVSGQQNYEVGQVVRPKLSTIGMPKQAGDQ from the coding sequence AAGTCGAACTGCACGCTAAAGTATCCGGCTACATTCGTCGTATTAATGTGGACATTGGTGACCGCGTTAAGAGCGGGCAGGTCATCGCGACGCTCGAAGTGCCGGAGCTCAATGCGCAGGTTGCCGCTTCGCAGGCACAAATACGGCATAGCCAGTCTGAGATCGCTCGAGCGCAAAACGAGGTCACCCTCGCCCAGTCAAACTACGCGGCACTCCATGCGGCGTATACGCGTTTGTCCGAGGCGTCCAAGCGCCGTCCAGGTTTAATTGCAGAGCAGGAACTGGACGATTCTCGCGCTAAAGATCAGGATGCCGAAGCAAAGATCAATGTGGCCAAGTCTGCCCTCGAAGCGACGAAGGAGCAACTGGGTATATCGAAGGCAGATAACCAGCGCGTCCAGTCGTTAGAAGATTACTCGATCGTGACCGCACCCTTTACGGGTGTCGTGACGATGCGTTACGCGGACGTTGGCTCGTTGATTCAAGCTGGAACGGCATCGAACACGCAGTCGATGCCTGTCGTCAAGCTCGCACAAAGTGACTTGCTCCGTCTACGCATGCCTGTACCTGAGGAAGATGTGCCATTCATCAAGATCGGTGGAGATGTACGGATCAAGCTCCAAGCCACGGGGAAGACCATTTCAGGAAAGATCATTCGTTTTACCCGGGAGCTGACGACCTCCACCCGAACGATGCTCGCGGAGGTCGATGTCCCGAACCCGGATCTCGCGTTGAGCACAGGAATGACAGCGGAGACGACGATCGTCCTGCAAGCTCAGAAGAACGTGCTCACCGTCCCTGCCGGGGCGGTACTCAAAGAAGACAGTCAAGCGTACGTTCTTATTGTCGACACCGGCAATAAGGTTCAGAAGGTCCGGATTACGCTTGGGATTCAGGGGTCCGACCGGGTCGAGATTACGCAAGGGCTCTCCGAACATCAGACCGTTATCGTATCAGGACAGCAGAACTATGAGGTCGGTCAGGTCGTCCGTCCTAAACTAAGCACCATTGGGATGCCCAAGCAGGCGGGAGATCAGTAA